A single genomic interval of Puntigrus tetrazona isolate hp1 chromosome 1, ASM1883169v1, whole genome shotgun sequence harbors:
- the LOC122342374 gene encoding receptor tyrosine-protein kinase erbB-4-like: MAQTVDSSNIEKFVNCTKINGNLIFLITGIKGDMFHGIKALDPDRLNVFRTVREITGFLNIQSWPENMTDLGVFSNLATIGGRSLYRGTVTPRLIPATSKETCCIFKAPEIGTRARRVEDNEQEGKQPRINPKRTLLPKRKATCGLERWGKTQAERKKAG; this comes from the exons ATGGCTCAAACTGTAGATTCCAGCAACATTGAGAAGTTTGTCAATTGCACCAAAATCAACGGCAACCTCATCTTCCTCATCACAGGCATTAAAGG GGACATGTTTCATGGCATAAAAGCTCTGGACCCTGATCGGTTAAATGTATTCCGCACCGTCAGAGAGATCACAG GTTTCTTGAACATTCAGTCTTGGCCGGAAAACATGACAGATCTTGGCGTTTTCTCAAACCTTGCCACCATCGGAGGACGCTCTCTGTATAG AGGCACAGTCACGCCTCGTTTGATTCCCGCCACTTCAAAGGAAACTTGCTGTATTTTCAAAGCACCAGAAATTGGCACAAGAGCGAGAAGAGTGGAAGACAATGAGCAAGAAGGAAAACAGCCCCGCATAAACCCAAAGCGGA CTCTGCTCCCTAAACGCAAAGCGACCTGTGGGTTGGAGCGCTGGGGAAAAACCCAGGCGGAGCGGAAGAAAGCGGGATAA